In the Thiomicrorhabdus sp. genome, one interval contains:
- the yihA gene encoding ribosome biogenesis GTP-binding protein YihA/YsxC yields the protein MQHPLYQKATYLKSVPNLALCPDNLTHEVAFAGRSNAGKSSALNVITSQKTLARTSKTPGRTQLINFFTLDDHRALVDLPGYGFAKVNVNIKRAWEAGLSEYIEKSAALKGVILLVDSRMPPTEIDLMMLDWTLELNLPVHILLTKSDKLKKGPAKAGLLKLRKLLKEQYPHASAQLFSSLKRDGLIEVWNKLDEWMEYQKPVKQEAVEEKTTAT from the coding sequence ATGCAGCATCCCTTATATCAAAAGGCGACTTATCTGAAAAGTGTGCCGAATCTGGCTCTTTGTCCGGATAATTTAACTCACGAAGTGGCTTTTGCCGGGCGATCGAATGCTGGTAAATCCAGCGCTTTGAATGTCATCACCTCGCAAAAAACCTTGGCAAGAACCAGTAAAACACCGGGTCGAACACAGTTGATCAATTTTTTTACTCTGGATGATCATCGGGCTTTGGTGGATTTACCGGGTTACGGTTTTGCCAAAGTAAATGTCAACATCAAACGGGCCTGGGAAGCAGGCTTAAGTGAATACATCGAAAAGAGTGCGGCTCTGAAGGGAGTCATTCTGTTAGTCGACTCAAGAATGCCGCCGACGGAAATCGATTTAATGATGCTCGACTGGACGCTGGAATTGAATTTACCGGTACATATTTTATTGACTAAATCCGATAAATTGAAAAAGGGGCCGGCAAAAGCCGGTCTTTTGAAATTGCGGAAGTTATTAAAAGAGCAATATCCGCATGCAAGTGCGCAACTCTTTTCCTCTTTGAAGCGTGACGGCCTGATTGAAGTCTGGAATAAACTCGACGAATGGATGGAGTATCAAAAGCCCGTTAAGCAAGAAGCCGTTGAAGAAAAGACTACAGCCACTTAA
- a CDS encoding cytochrome c biogenesis protein ResB gives MTQTQHSQPKRPSQFWNFLGSMNLAVTLLVMLSIASVIGTVLQQNQTYQDYIIKFGPFWSQVFNSLGLFHVYGSAWFVLVLLFLLLSTSVCVVRNGPGFLKDMQQFSENLSLNAIKHQPNQQTITSQLDIEAHRQNSVALLQHHGYKTKLRQYEDGSLTIASMKGSWNRLGYFFTHISIIIICVGALLDSNLLLKYREMTGQLKPETRSVSLDQVAAESWLGTDNLSFRGTVNIPEDQKSDVLFLPYENGYLVQKLPFTIENKNFRIEYYDTGMPKSFESDLILTSPELDEPIVKTIAVNHPLYYKNYAIYQSSFGDGGTKLNLKVYPLLSPIVNPLTLDTAINKTEPLKTPVGKFRVELNDFKMHNIVPATEEEQKATGKKMHNNGPTIIFKVRNDQGKAWEYENYMIPSKQDDRWFFMTGMRTSNAEPFRYLFIPADAERKKDRFFTFLALLNNPLESAKIFNEKFPKTDPMSEKTYQLQQKLLQQLLTLFRQKGFNGINDFVQQNVPEEERKKVADYYFGQTSFALQTLYLSVLEQEGRVKSDNDEIPQSDKIWFEDALNVIANLSQYGPPMYFSIESFKEIQATGLQITKSPGKDIVYLGSALLIIGVFFLFYVRQRRVWIHLRKTDGDTTELTIAAKDNKNLPETKRELDGLLEQIKHFDNKK, from the coding sequence ATGACACAGACACAACACTCTCAACCTAAGCGACCGAGCCAGTTCTGGAATTTTCTCGGTTCGATGAATCTGGCCGTTACCCTACTGGTGATGTTATCGATTGCGTCGGTGATCGGTACCGTATTGCAACAGAACCAGACTTATCAGGATTACATCATCAAGTTCGGACCTTTCTGGTCGCAAGTCTTTAACAGTCTGGGATTATTCCACGTTTACGGTTCTGCCTGGTTTGTGCTGGTTTTATTGTTTCTCTTGCTTTCGACCAGTGTTTGTGTGGTTCGAAACGGGCCCGGTTTTCTCAAAGATATGCAACAATTCAGCGAGAATCTGTCGCTGAATGCCATTAAACACCAGCCAAATCAACAAACCATCACTTCTCAGCTTGATATCGAAGCCCATCGGCAAAATAGTGTTGCCCTGCTTCAGCACCATGGCTATAAAACCAAATTGCGTCAGTACGAAGACGGCAGTCTGACCATCGCTTCCATGAAAGGTAGCTGGAATCGACTCGGTTATTTCTTTACCCATATTTCAATTATCATCATCTGTGTCGGCGCCCTTTTGGATAGTAATCTGTTGCTGAAATACCGTGAAATGACCGGTCAGCTAAAACCAGAAACCCGCTCCGTCAGCCTGGATCAGGTTGCCGCAGAATCCTGGCTGGGAACAGATAACCTATCGTTCCGCGGTACCGTTAATATTCCCGAAGACCAGAAAAGCGATGTTCTGTTCCTACCCTATGAAAACGGTTATCTGGTACAAAAACTACCATTTACCATTGAAAACAAGAATTTCCGCATCGAATATTACGATACCGGTATGCCGAAATCTTTCGAAAGTGACCTGATCCTGACGTCACCGGAGCTGGACGAACCGATTGTTAAAACCATCGCGGTCAACCACCCGCTTTACTATAAAAACTATGCCATTTATCAGTCTTCGTTCGGTGACGGAGGAACCAAACTAAACTTGAAAGTCTATCCTTTACTTTCCCCAATCGTAAATCCGTTGACTCTGGATACCGCAATCAATAAAACCGAACCACTGAAAACGCCGGTAGGTAAATTCCGGGTTGAACTCAACGATTTCAAAATGCATAACATCGTTCCGGCGACAGAAGAAGAGCAGAAAGCCACCGGAAAAAAAATGCATAACAACGGGCCGACCATCATCTTTAAGGTTCGTAACGATCAAGGTAAGGCCTGGGAATACGAAAATTATATGATTCCAAGCAAACAGGACGATCGCTGGTTCTTTATGACCGGTATGCGCACCAGCAATGCCGAACCATTCCGTTATCTGTTTATTCCTGCGGATGCAGAGCGTAAAAAAGACCGCTTCTTTACCTTCCTGGCACTTCTGAACAATCCTTTAGAATCGGCCAAAATTTTTAACGAAAAATTCCCGAAAACCGATCCGATGTCGGAAAAAACCTATCAGTTGCAACAAAAACTGCTGCAACAGCTTTTAACACTGTTCCGTCAGAAAGGGTTTAACGGCATCAATGATTTTGTACAGCAAAATGTTCCGGAAGAAGAACGCAAAAAGGTAGCCGACTACTATTTCGGGCAAACCAGCTTTGCTTTGCAGACCTTGTATCTAAGCGTTCTCGAACAGGAAGGAAGAGTTAAATCCGATAACGATGAGATTCCTCAATCCGATAAAATCTGGTTTGAGGATGCCTTAAACGTTATTGCCAATTTATCGCAATACGGACCTCCGATGTACTTCTCGATCGAAAGCTTTAAAGAAATTCAGGCAACCGGACTGCAGATTACCAAATCGCCTGGTAAGGATATTGTTTACCTGGGAAGCGCCCTCTTGATTATCGGCGTCTTCTTCCTGTTCTATGTCCGCCAGAGACGCGTCTGGATTCACCTACGCAAAACGGACGGTGACACGACTGAATTGACCATTGCCGCCAAAGACAACAAAAATCTGCCAGAAACAAAGCGGGAACTTGACGGTCTGTTAGAACAAATTAAACACTTTGATAATAAAAAGTAA
- a CDS encoding cation-transporting P-type ATPase gives MHWFQQESSQVLQTLASDLQSGLSASEAEARLEKHGENRLHDNQQTSIRTLLLNQLKNPLIWVLSVGVLLSLYSGHLSDAIAILIIIFINTGISFFQEYKAQKSIDALRKMSSPQALVLRDQQWSYIPASKLVGGDIVKLTHGSLVPADLRLIESHQLQIDEAPLTGESEPAYKHSDKLENPNLTLGDQNNMAFMGTHIVNGHGIGIVCETGMQTQVGKIAHLMQTTETLLTPLQQRIHKLSKVLIGAALFVVVLVVGIGILEGMEFTDMISTGISLAVAAIPEGMLTILTIVLTLGAKQMYQNRGLVRQLASVETLGSTSVICSDKTGTLTQNLMQVTRFWLNDQVYTVEGEGYSTNGDIYDSEGQIPQASKDLHLEHLLTISALCNDAHLVHHPDHTELQGTPTEGALLAFSEKSDIHFPNADLTVIKRFPFDSKRKMMSVIVKDQKGDCWLFSKGAPDVFLKQADHLQLKNERLALPQANNKVEEAISNFADDALRTLAVGYRKLQTSEIDQPHESLEKNFIFLGLLGIMDPPRPEAIKAISECHKAGIKVKMITGDHANTAQAIAWQMGIIDSKDPDSVLSGQQLSMMDDETLKEKVTSVHVFARVTPEHKLRIVKALQANHEVVAMTGDGVNDAPALRAADMGVAMGITGTEVAKESADLILLDDNFATIVHSVREGRRIYDNIRKFIRQDLTTNVSEVSAILFAFLVMAEEPLLTLAPMMILWINLVSDGLPSLALGFDGEEKNVMQRLPRDRNEHFFSDSLGQKILIRGLVMGAVTYFMFWYGMQEGDSQAYAQTLAFSTLVLGQLVLVFDSRTFSSLYRRSPLGNLWLIGAVLLAGTASMLMVFSSFGNAVLGTVPLSIEHLAMAALVGALPTFILSAIKEGLKLKWL, from the coding sequence GTGCATTGGTTTCAACAGGAAAGTTCTCAAGTATTGCAAACACTTGCCAGCGATCTTCAGTCCGGTCTTAGCGCAAGCGAAGCCGAAGCGCGTCTGGAAAAGCATGGTGAAAACCGGCTTCACGATAACCAGCAGACCTCCATTCGAACCTTACTCCTGAATCAGTTGAAAAACCCGCTTATCTGGGTTCTGTCAGTTGGAGTCCTGTTGTCTCTCTACAGTGGGCATCTCAGCGACGCCATCGCCATCCTTATTATTATTTTCATTAACACGGGAATCAGCTTTTTTCAGGAATATAAAGCGCAAAAATCGATCGATGCTTTACGAAAAATGTCTTCGCCGCAGGCTTTGGTTCTCCGCGACCAACAGTGGTCTTATATTCCGGCCAGCAAACTGGTCGGCGGCGACATCGTAAAATTGACACACGGCAGTCTGGTGCCGGCCGATTTACGTCTGATTGAGAGTCATCAGTTGCAGATTGACGAAGCTCCGTTGACCGGTGAATCCGAGCCGGCCTATAAACACAGCGATAAACTGGAAAACCCGAATCTGACGCTCGGCGACCAGAATAATATGGCATTTATGGGAACACATATTGTTAATGGACATGGTATCGGTATTGTCTGCGAAACCGGGATGCAGACACAGGTCGGAAAAATCGCCCATTTGATGCAAACCACCGAAACCCTCCTGACGCCCCTGCAACAGCGGATTCATAAACTATCCAAAGTACTGATCGGTGCCGCCCTGTTTGTCGTGGTTCTCGTTGTCGGTATCGGTATTCTCGAAGGCATGGAATTTACCGATATGATTTCTACGGGAATCTCACTGGCTGTCGCTGCCATTCCTGAAGGCATGCTGACGATTTTGACCATTGTCTTAACCCTTGGCGCCAAACAGATGTACCAAAACAGAGGTCTGGTTCGCCAGCTGGCTTCGGTGGAAACTCTCGGCTCAACTTCGGTAATCTGTTCCGATAAAACCGGAACCCTGACGCAAAATTTAATGCAGGTTACCCGCTTCTGGCTTAATGATCAGGTTTATACCGTTGAAGGAGAAGGCTATTCGACCAATGGGGATATTTATGATTCGGAAGGTCAAATCCCGCAAGCCTCTAAAGATTTACACCTTGAACATCTTCTGACAATTTCCGCTTTGTGCAACGATGCTCATCTGGTGCATCACCCAGACCACACCGAACTTCAGGGCACCCCAACGGAAGGCGCCCTGCTGGCGTTCTCGGAAAAATCCGACATACATTTTCCGAATGCGGATTTAACGGTTATTAAGCGCTTTCCATTCGATTCCAAACGCAAAATGATGAGCGTGATCGTCAAAGACCAAAAAGGAGACTGCTGGTTATTCAGCAAAGGCGCTCCCGATGTTTTTCTGAAACAGGCCGATCACTTGCAACTCAAAAACGAACGGCTCGCCCTTCCTCAAGCAAACAATAAAGTAGAAGAAGCCATTTCCAATTTCGCGGACGACGCCTTGAGAACCCTTGCTGTCGGATATCGAAAGCTGCAGACTTCCGAAATCGACCAACCGCACGAATCTTTGGAAAAAAACTTCATTTTTCTCGGCTTGCTGGGCATTATGGATCCTCCGAGACCGGAAGCCATCAAAGCGATCAGTGAATGCCATAAAGCTGGAATTAAAGTCAAGATGATCACCGGGGATCACGCTAATACCGCTCAGGCAATTGCCTGGCAAATGGGAATTATCGACTCGAAAGATCCCGATTCGGTTTTGAGCGGTCAGCAACTTTCAATGATGGATGACGAAACTCTAAAAGAAAAAGTCACGTCGGTTCATGTATTTGCACGGGTAACACCGGAACATAAGCTGCGCATCGTCAAAGCCCTTCAGGCAAACCATGAAGTCGTCGCCATGACCGGTGACGGCGTTAATGATGCACCGGCACTTCGAGCCGCCGATATGGGAGTGGCTATGGGAATAACCGGAACCGAAGTCGCCAAAGAATCCGCCGATCTGATCCTGCTGGACGATAACTTTGCCACCATTGTTCATTCGGTTCGCGAAGGACGGCGAATTTACGATAATATCCGCAAATTTATCCGTCAGGATTTGACTACCAACGTCAGTGAAGTGTCAGCAATACTGTTCGCTTTTCTGGTTATGGCCGAAGAACCATTGCTGACACTGGCACCGATGATGATTCTATGGATTAATCTGGTCAGCGATGGACTTCCTTCGCTTGCGCTGGGATTTGACGGCGAAGAAAAAAATGTTATGCAGCGCCTGCCGAGAGACCGCAACGAACATTTCTTTTCCGATTCACTCGGCCAGAAAATCCTGATCCGTGGTCTGGTCATGGGGGCGGTAACTTATTTCATGTTCTGGTATGGAATGCAGGAAGGCGACAGTCAGGCCTATGCCCAAACACTTGCCTTCAGCACTCTGGTTCTGGGACAGCTGGTTCTGGTATTCGACAGCAGAACTTTCTCCAGCCTCTATAGACGATCACCTTTGGGCAATCTCTGGTTGATTGGCGCAGTATTACTTGCCGGAACGGCTTCAATGCTGATGGTATTCAGCTCATTTGGTAATGCTGTGCTCGGAACGGTGCCGCTGTCAATCGAACATCTTGCAATGGCCGCTCTGGTAGGCGCTTTGCCGACATTTATTTTGTCGGCAATCAAAGAAGGGCTCAAACTTAAGTGGCTGTAG
- a CDS encoding thiol:disulfide interchange protein DsbA/DsbL encodes MKRRSFIQQAAILGSSLALAPQVWAQEPIILTPGVNFKPVNNPQSIAPYSKKAVEVFGYSCPHCYHLEDSLNDWLKKKSDDIYFERMPVVFNNPVWIFMARVFYAAQELKVLDQSHGAFFTAIHRDHLRITSVEDVAVFFERFGVKKADFIDTFKGFKVEQLVRKAAKLTQDYGIEGVPAVVVNGKYVTDVPMTGSRKKLWQTVELLTRR; translated from the coding sequence ATGAAACGACGTTCCTTTATTCAACAGGCGGCAATTCTCGGTTCAAGTTTAGCCCTGGCTCCTCAAGTCTGGGCTCAGGAACCGATTATCTTAACCCCCGGCGTAAATTTTAAACCGGTCAATAATCCACAATCGATCGCACCTTATTCCAAAAAGGCAGTCGAAGTTTTCGGTTACAGCTGCCCGCACTGCTATCACCTTGAAGACAGTCTCAACGATTGGCTCAAAAAAAAGTCGGATGATATCTATTTCGAACGTATGCCGGTTGTTTTCAATAACCCCGTATGGATTTTCATGGCTCGAGTTTTTTACGCTGCCCAAGAACTTAAAGTACTGGATCAATCACACGGCGCCTTCTTCACTGCAATTCACCGCGATCATCTGCGTATCACTTCGGTCGAAGACGTGGCAGTATTTTTTGAGCGTTTCGGAGTCAAAAAAGCGGACTTTATCGATACCTTCAAAGGTTTCAAAGTCGAACAGCTGGTTCGCAAGGCTGCCAAACTGACTCAGGACTATGGAATCGAAGGCGTACCGGCCGTGGTTGTAAACGGTAAGTACGTTACCGACGTTCCCATGACCGGCAGTCGCAAAAAACTCTGGCAAACTGTCGAGTTGCTGACACGCCGCTGA
- the ccsB gene encoding c-type cytochrome biogenesis protein CcsB, with product MQTDTYMDNLQEEKKSFSLRDIAWFIFVILGSFYAWMQYGQLMDVYEVGILIGSAAGLIWLGRFWPSLQPLTLWVTGLTLLALWTYQNHGNLITANEQAFFLKFLVSSQSAFMWMSALFVLATVTYFFALYNKSEFTGRTATTFVWAGVMFGLVGMMVRWRESYIINFDYGHIPVSSLYEVFILFIVLTGLIYLFYEQKYKTRSLGGFVMLVISAAVAFLLWYTFDRGAHVIQPLVPALKSYWMKIHVPANFIGYGAFSIAAMIGVAYLITHKSLQKNPQSAFASKMPSLETMDDLMYKTISLGFAFFTIATVLGAMWAAEAWGGYWSWDPKETWALIVWLNYAAWLHIRMSKGWRGTPMAWWAFIGLLITTFAFLGVNMFLSGLHSYGEL from the coding sequence ATGCAAACAGATACCTATATGGATAACCTCCAAGAGGAGAAAAAATCGTTCTCTTTGAGAGACATTGCATGGTTTATTTTTGTCATTCTGGGCAGTTTTTATGCCTGGATGCAATATGGCCAATTAATGGATGTATACGAAGTCGGGATTCTGATCGGATCGGCCGCCGGTTTAATCTGGCTGGGTCGTTTCTGGCCGAGTCTGCAGCCTTTGACTCTCTGGGTGACCGGGCTGACTCTGCTGGCACTTTGGACTTATCAGAATCACGGCAACCTCATTACCGCCAATGAACAGGCTTTCTTCCTGAAGTTTCTGGTATCCAGTCAATCCGCTTTCATGTGGATGAGCGCTCTGTTCGTTCTGGCTACCGTAACCTACTTCTTTGCCCTGTACAATAAATCTGAATTTACCGGTAGAACGGCTACGACTTTCGTCTGGGCCGGGGTCATGTTCGGCCTGGTCGGCATGATGGTTCGCTGGCGCGAATCCTATATCATCAATTTCGATTACGGTCACATTCCGGTCAGCAGCCTGTATGAAGTCTTTATTCTCTTCATCGTATTGACCGGTTTGATCTACCTGTTTTACGAGCAAAAATACAAAACCCGATCACTGGGCGGATTCGTTATGCTGGTTATCAGTGCTGCCGTCGCCTTCCTGTTGTGGTACACCTTTGATCGCGGAGCGCACGTTATTCAGCCTCTGGTACCGGCATTGAAGAGTTACTGGATGAAGATCCACGTTCCGGCCAACTTCATCGGTTACGGCGCCTTCTCAATTGCCGCCATGATCGGGGTGGCTTATCTGATTACTCATAAATCACTGCAGAAAAATCCGCAAAGTGCTTTTGCATCCAAAATGCCGTCTCTGGAAACCATGGACGACCTGATGTATAAAACCATCTCCCTAGGATTTGCTTTCTTTACCATTGCCACCGTTTTGGGTGCCATGTGGGCCGCTGAAGCCTGGGGCGGCTACTGGTCCTGGGATCCAAAAGAGACCTGGGCATTGATCGTTTGGCTAAACTACGCTGCCTGGTTGCATATTCGTATGTCGAAAGGCTGGCGCGGAACACCGATGGCGTGGTGGGCATTCATCGGTCTGCTGATCACTACCTTCGCTTTCCTTGGGGTCAATATGTTCTTGTCCGGCCTGCACTCTTACGGCGAACTTTAA
- a CDS encoding acetolactate synthase large subunit, whose protein sequence is MKAAKLFVQCIENEDVEYIFGIPGEENLELMDALLDSDIRFVTTRHEQGAAFMADVYGRLTGKPGVCLSTLGPGATNLVTGVADANMDNAPLVAIAGQAATTRMHKESHQVVDLVSMFKPITKYATQVLEPETIPEVVRKAFKLAQAEKPGATFIDLPENIVEMDTIETPPLSDSANRLTFADRSLIKQAAKLVEKSVNPLILVGNGAVRAHAGKHILKFLERHKIPVVNTFMAKGVIPFYNEMAIGTAGLQKGDYENGGFKNADLVICVGFDMVEYHPHLWNPNRKHTIIHIDTKKSEVDTSYIPSVELIGNIGKNLEALGEAIASPIKSAQTEFHLREAMINEMNRCRKSDAWPMLPQKIIWDLRTAMDSSDIAISDVGAHKMWMARMFRCDEPNTCIISNGFAGMGIAVPGAVAAKLAFPEKAVVAVTGDAGFMMNSQEIETALRVQAPIVVLIWNDSQYGLIEWKQQRRFGRSAYIDFKNPNFVDYAKSFGARGIRIESAKDLLPTLREALKTPTVTVIDCPVDYSENDRLTALMGNVLSELDD, encoded by the coding sequence ATGAAAGCCGCTAAATTATTTGTTCAATGTATAGAAAACGAAGACGTGGAATACATTTTCGGTATTCCAGGCGAAGAAAATCTGGAGCTGATGGATGCACTGCTTGATTCCGATATTCGCTTTGTCACTACCCGACACGAACAAGGAGCGGCTTTTATGGCGGACGTCTACGGCCGACTCACCGGAAAACCCGGCGTCTGCTTATCGACACTCGGGCCGGGAGCAACCAATCTGGTAACCGGCGTCGCCGATGCCAATATGGATAATGCTCCTCTGGTTGCCATTGCCGGTCAGGCGGCAACAACCCGAATGCATAAAGAATCCCATCAGGTGGTCGATCTGGTCAGCATGTTCAAACCGATCACCAAGTACGCCACACAAGTACTGGAACCGGAAACAATTCCGGAAGTGGTACGCAAGGCTTTCAAACTTGCACAGGCGGAAAAACCGGGGGCAACCTTTATTGATTTGCCGGAAAACATTGTCGAGATGGATACCATCGAAACTCCGCCGCTTTCCGACAGCGCCAATCGTCTGACCTTTGCCGACCGCTCCTTGATCAAACAGGCTGCGAAACTGGTCGAAAAATCCGTCAACCCGCTTATTCTGGTTGGAAACGGTGCCGTTCGTGCCCATGCAGGCAAACACATTTTAAAATTCCTTGAACGCCACAAAATTCCGGTCGTAAATACCTTTATGGCCAAAGGCGTTATCCCCTTTTACAACGAGATGGCGATCGGAACCGCCGGTCTGCAGAAGGGAGATTACGAAAACGGCGGCTTCAAAAATGCAGATCTGGTTATCTGTGTCGGTTTCGATATGGTGGAATACCATCCCCATCTTTGGAATCCAAACCGTAAACATACCATTATTCATATCGATACCAAAAAATCAGAAGTCGATACCAGCTATATTCCGAGCGTCGAGCTGATCGGAAATATCGGTAAAAATCTCGAAGCGCTTGGTGAAGCCATTGCTTCCCCGATTAAATCGGCACAAACCGAATTCCATCTGCGCGAAGCCATGATCAACGAAATGAACCGCTGCCGCAAAAGCGATGCCTGGCCGATGTTGCCGCAAAAAATCATTTGGGACTTGCGCACCGCCATGGACTCGTCGGATATCGCCATCAGTGATGTCGGAGCCCATAAAATGTGGATGGCCCGCATGTTCCGCTGCGACGAACCGAATACCTGTATTATCTCCAACGGTTTTGCCGGTATGGGAATCGCCGTGCCCGGCGCGGTTGCCGCCAAACTCGCCTTCCCGGAAAAAGCGGTTGTCGCCGTTACCGGAGACGCCGGCTTTATGATGAACTCACAGGAAATCGAAACCGCCCTGCGGGTTCAGGCACCAATTGTCGTACTCATCTGGAACGACAGTCAATATGGACTCATCGAATGGAAACAACAAAGACGTTTCGGACGTTCCGCCTACATCGATTTCAAGAACCCTAATTTTGTCGACTACGCTAAATCTTTCGGTGCCCGGGGCATTCGTATTGAATCCGCGAAAGACCTTCTACCGACGCTGAGAGAAGCTCTGAAAACTCCAACGGTAACCGTTATCGATTGTCCGGTCGATTATTCGGAAAACGATCGTTTAACGGCATTAATGGGTAATGTTTTATCGGAATTGGACGATTAA
- a CDS encoding nitroreductase, with translation MNETSILELIRKRRTSYQFLDSASHPLPDEELKICLQSAIWAPNHKLTQPWRFWVLGTERKKRIAGIYAENRARKQSQSDPGLYGCAYEKAIEKFNRIPKIVIVGQILAKDPVVAKEDYAACSCAIQNFQLAAWYQQIGVQWSTGPILKDPRTYDVLGIDPDECELIGALYMGKIDENCCPNQQVKRKPVDEVTVFTD, from the coding sequence ATGAACGAAACTTCGATATTAGAACTGATTCGCAAACGTAGAACCAGTTATCAATTTCTCGATTCTGCTTCGCATCCGTTACCGGATGAAGAGCTGAAAATTTGTCTGCAATCGGCTATCTGGGCACCAAATCATAAATTGACTCAACCGTGGCGTTTTTGGGTATTGGGGACGGAAAGAAAAAAACGCATTGCCGGAATTTATGCGGAAAACCGTGCGCGCAAACAGTCACAGAGTGATCCGGGTCTTTATGGCTGTGCTTATGAAAAGGCGATCGAGAAGTTTAACCGAATTCCGAAAATCGTTATAGTTGGTCAGATTTTGGCAAAAGATCCTGTTGTCGCCAAAGAAGATTATGCCGCCTGTTCCTGTGCGATTCAGAATTTTCAATTAGCGGCCTGGTATCAGCAAATCGGCGTGCAATGGAGTACCGGGCCGATTTTAAAAGACCCGAGAACCTATGATGTACTGGGAATCGACCCGGATGAATGCGAATTGATCGGAGCCTTGTATATGGGGAAAATTGATGAAAACTGCTGTCCAAATCAACAGGTGAAGCGTAAACCGGTTGATGAGGTGACAGTTTTTACCGATTAA